In Oenanthe melanoleuca isolate GR-GAL-2019-014 chromosome 8, OMel1.0, whole genome shotgun sequence, a single genomic region encodes these proteins:
- the TM2D1 gene encoding TM2 domain-containing protein 1, which translates to MFNEVIPHHSKNPSSPPKSLTRTLSKPRTPRDPPPFLRAASAGSPRGGAAPLLPGSADGGRGPVMAARSGAAEALVLLFLCFAALEGAAGSEPPLKCEELRLGQYMCDEPKIDNSTQEPMNCTNHTAYVQCLPAPNITCRDHLGIEKVFTGHEVGFYKPIECRNVNGYSYKVAVALSLFLGWLGADRFYLGYPALGLLKFCTVGFCGIGSLIDFILISMQIVGPSDGSSYIIDYYGARLTRLTITNATFRKMQTYP; encoded by the exons ATGTTTAATGAGGTCATTCCCCACCACTCAAAAAACCCCTCAAGCCCCCCAAAAAGCCTAACCCGTACCCTCAGCAAGCCACGAACACCTCGGGATCCCCCTCCGTTTCTCCGCGCAGCCAGCGCGGGCTCTCCCCGCGGCGGAGCCGCTCCGCTCCTCCCCGGGTCAGCTGACGGCGGCCGCGGTCCCGTCATGGCCGCCCGGAGCGGCGCGGCTGAGGCGCTggtcctgcttttcctctgcttcGCAGCCCTGGAGGGAGCAGCGGGCTCGGAGCCGCCGCTCAAGTGCGAGGAGCTGCGGCTGGGGCA ATATATGTGTGATGAGCCTAAAATAGACAATAGCACACAAGAACCAATGAATTGCACAAATCACACAGCATATG ttCAATGTCTGCCAGCACCAAATATTACTTGCAGAGATCACCTTGGCATAGAGAAAGTCTTTACGGGACACGAAGTTGGATTTTACAAGCCCATTGAGTGTCGCAATGT aaatgGATACTCCTACAAAGTGGCAGTGGCTCTGTCCTTATTTCTTGGATGGTTGGGAGCAGATAGATTTTATCTAGGATATCCTGCATTAG gttTGTTAAAGTTCTGCACTGTAGGGTTTTGTGGAATTGGGAGCCTAATTGATTTCATACTTATTTCAATGCAG ATCGTTGGCCCTTCCGACGGCTCCAGTTACATCATCGATTATTACGGGGCCAGGCTGACCCGGCTCACCATCACCAATGCAACCTTCAGGAAAATGCAGACCTACCCCTGA